In Sander vitreus isolate 19-12246 chromosome 7, sanVit1, whole genome shotgun sequence, a genomic segment contains:
- the LOC144520263 gene encoding SH3 and cysteine-rich domain-containing protein 3-like has protein sequence MDQEEDKNSVDFHDNPPAPDNVVREDGDTVYFIYDEEVEVEEKEPEPPPPVVRINDKPHKFKDHYCKKPKFCDVCARMIVLNNKFALRCKNCKTNIHHSCQSYVEFQKCFGKIPPGFRRAYSSPLYSSDIPDPNNPNRNDPVFDTLRVGVIMANKERKKNENDKKNLMVMMEEEEEENQRPKENEEGGEGKPDDKKEKGGDKADDKSKGTFSQTHYYLALYRFKAIEKDDLDFHPGDRITVLDDSNEEWWRGKMGDKSGYFPTNYLIKVRASERVFKVLRSFVGNREMGQITLKKDQIVVKKGDEKGGYLKVSTGRKLGYFPADLLEEITVT, from the exons ATGGACCA ggaggAAGACAAAAACTCTGTGGATTTCCATGACAACCCTCCAGCTCCTGACAACGTAGTGAGAGAGGACGGAGACACA GTCTATTTCATATATgatgaggaggtggaggtggaggagaaggAACCagaacctcctcctcctgttgtcCGAATCAACGACAAACCCCACAAGTTCAAGGACCACTACTGCAAAAAACCCAAGTTCTGTGACGTTTGCGCTCGCATGATAGTCT TGAACAACAAGTTTGCTCTGAGGTGTAAAAACTGCAAGACCAACATCCACCACTCATGTCAGTCCTATGTCGAGTTCCAGAAGTGCTTTGGCAAAATT CCACCTGGCTTCAGAAGGGCCTACAGCTCCCCGCTGTACAGCAGTGACATACCAGATCCAA ACAACCCGAACCGGAACGACCCAGTCTTTGACACCCTGCGTGTCGGTGTCATCATGGCAAATAAGGAGCGCAAAAAGAatgaaaatgacaagaaaaat CTGATGGTGAtgatggaggaagaagaagaggagaaccAACGGCCCAAAGAGAatgaggagggaggagaag GGAAGCCTGAtgataagaaggagaaaggAGGAGACAAAGCAGATGACAAA AGTAAAGGTACATTCTCCCAGACCCACTATTACCTGGCTCTCTATCGCTTCAAGGCCATAGAGAAAGATGATCTTGACTTCCA ccCTGGTGATCGTATCACAGTACTGGATGACTCCAATGAAGAGTGGTGGAGG GGAAAGATGGGGGACAAGTCGGGCTACTTCCCCACCAACTACCTCATAAAAGTGCGTGCATCAGAAAGAGTTTTTAAGGTGTTACGTTCCTTCGTGGGGAACAGAGAGATGGGACAAATCACACTGAAGAAAGATCAG ATTGTGGTGAAGAAAGGAGACGAGAAAGGCGGCTACTTGAAGGTCAGCACTGGACGCAAGCTGGGCTACTTCCCTGCTGATCTGCTGGAGGAGATCACTGTGACATAA
- the LOC144520262 gene encoding neurexophilin-2-like has translation MEKRCCKMRALCLNFAITCLWLLASAVQETARPLDFRSQQWREEEGETGNTVGAALKVKHIFKDLQVISTKQKTPAYGSLGPYGWPQNVSQALDQYLYRPPPKSKPSLKTSPKAKKILGWGDFYFNVKTVKFSLLVTGKIVDHINGTFSVYFRHNSSRLGNISVSIIPPSKAVGWEVLDPTAQSVHTKNSVLVPDLPSQFQSPPQSTSFTHPDQQKQQDMVMVNELNCRIEYQRTNRSKKTKPCMYDPGQTCYSENTQSQAAWICAKPFKVICIFIAFTGTDYRLVQKICPDHNF, from the exons ATGGAGAAACGTTGCTGCAAAATGAGAGCACTGTGTTTGAACTTTGCCATCACCTGTCTGTGGCTTCTCGCTTCAGCG GTCCAAGAAACAGCCAGGCCCTTAGACTTTCGGAGCCAACaatggagagaggaggaaggagaaacaggaaacactgtAGGAGCTGCTTTGAAAGTTAAACATATCTTCAAAGACTTACAGGTCATCTCCACCAAACAAAAGACACCTGCTTATGGCTCTCTCGGCCCGTACGGTTGGCCTCAGAACGTCTCCCAAGCCCTGGATCAGTATTTGTACCGCCCTCCTCCTAAATCCAAACCTTCTCTTAAAACATCCCCAAAGGCCAAGAAGATCCTGGGCTGGGGTGATTTTTACTTTAACGTGAAAACAGTGAAGTTCAGCCTTCTGGTGACGGGGAAAATCGTGGACCACATCAACGGCACGTTCAGTGTCTATTTTCGCCACAACTCATCCCGCCTAGGGAACATATCCGTCAGCATCATCCCGCCCTCCAAAGCTGTAGGATGGGAGGTTTTGGATCCGACAGCTCAGAGCGTTCACACCAAAAACTCAGTCCTGGTTCCGGATCTGCCGTCCCAGTTCCAGAGCCCACCTCAGTCCACCAGCTTTACTCATCCAGACCAGCAGAAGCAGCAGGACATGGTAATGGTTAATGAACTCAACTGCCGGATTGAATACCAGAGAACCAACCGGTCCAAGAAGACCAAGCCCTGCATGTACGACCCAGGGCAGACCTGCTACTCAGAAAACACCCAGTCCCAGGCTGCCTGGATCTGCGCCAAACCCTTTAAGGTTATATGCATCTTCATCGCCTTCACCGGCACCGATTACAGGCTGGTGCAGAAAATCTGTCCGGACCACAACTTTTAG